From Mytilus edulis unplaced genomic scaffold, xbMytEdul2.2 SCAFFOLD_690, whole genome shotgun sequence, one genomic window encodes:
- the LOC139505578 gene encoding dynactin subunit 1-like, with protein MFFRYSLYIYICFKFEVNNLCSHPRVVDITKRKPGLEPASQSVDPIKELIARTTLLTLLEKKMQELQANITTVQAANRPGGQVRADFSTFPTPQFAKMLHEKSGDSMLVAKICIPVKGCHGERCTHTCDIRSITENTFIIHMISDYM; from the exons atgtttttcaGATATtctctgtatatttatatatgttttaagttt GAAGTAAATAATTTGTGTTCACATCCAAGAGTGGTTGATATTACAAAGCGTAAAcctg GTTTAGAACCAGCATCACAGAGTGTAGATCCTATAAAAGAATTGATAGCAAGAACAACATTACTGACGTTACTCGAGAAAAAGATGCAAGAG TTACAAGCCAATATAACAACAGTACAAGCTGCTAATAGACCTGGAGGACAAGTCAGAGCAGATTTCTCTACATTTCCTACTCCACAGTTTGCTAAG ATGCTGCATGAAAAGAGTGGTGACAGTATGTTAGTAGCAAAGATCTGTATACCTGTGAAAGGTTGCCATGGAGAACGTTGTACCCATACATGTGACATCAGATCAATTacagaaaatacatttattattcACATGATTAGTGATTATatgtaa